One window of Solwaraspora sp. WMMA2056 genomic DNA carries:
- a CDS encoding CYTH and CHAD domain-containing protein, with amino-acid sequence MVEEERKYEVDPGFAVPDLSGYLPDGGRLVELPAVELTATYYDTPDLRLARAGVSLRHRVGDTEPWTVKLPADAPGVRHEISRTGKRRTPPTELVWLVTAYSRGAELTPAATVRTVRTVLEVRDADDALLVELADDAVSVLDGKTVRSTFREVEVEFKTGDRQLLDRVEAALVAAGATAGGFTPKHVRALGAAAAGPADLPPVDDLPAEPTAADVVTRAVRDDITRILTHEALVRLHAPVGDDDTAVHQMRVGCRRLRSDLRTFRALVDADWAGTLREELKWIAGVLGGARDAEVLRERLRRTATTDPLAPLPDAAVGRIDTALAARHEAALAEVDAAMRSDRYVALVEMLVQAAREPQLTRAAAGPATQVLPRLVARPWRRLAYGGSGVDGAADLTLDAPDERWHAVRINGKKARYAVDAVAPVVGGGAAKLAKALSKVQNLLGEHQDAAVAADTWQQIAADHPDDHELAVTAGRLVERERTAVRAARADFADAWDRASTPGRTKWLP; translated from the coding sequence ACACCCCGGACCTGCGGCTGGCCCGCGCCGGGGTGTCGCTGCGGCACCGTGTCGGCGACACCGAGCCGTGGACGGTGAAGCTGCCGGCCGACGCACCCGGCGTACGGCACGAGATCAGCCGGACCGGCAAACGCCGTACCCCGCCGACGGAGCTGGTCTGGCTGGTCACCGCGTACTCGCGGGGGGCCGAACTGACCCCGGCCGCGACGGTGCGCACCGTCCGCACGGTGCTGGAGGTCCGCGACGCCGACGACGCGCTGCTGGTGGAGCTGGCCGACGACGCGGTGTCGGTGCTGGACGGCAAGACGGTCCGCTCGACGTTCCGCGAGGTCGAGGTGGAGTTCAAGACTGGCGACCGGCAACTGCTGGACCGGGTCGAGGCCGCCCTGGTCGCGGCCGGTGCGACCGCCGGCGGCTTCACCCCCAAGCATGTACGGGCGTTGGGCGCTGCCGCCGCCGGGCCGGCGGACCTGCCCCCGGTCGACGACCTGCCGGCCGAGCCGACCGCCGCCGACGTGGTGACCCGTGCCGTCCGCGACGACATCACCCGGATCCTGACGCACGAGGCGTTGGTGCGGCTGCACGCCCCGGTCGGCGACGACGACACCGCCGTGCACCAGATGCGGGTGGGCTGCCGACGGCTGCGCAGCGACCTGCGGACCTTCCGGGCGCTGGTCGACGCCGACTGGGCCGGCACGCTGCGCGAGGAGCTGAAGTGGATCGCCGGGGTGCTCGGCGGTGCCCGCGACGCCGAGGTGCTGCGGGAACGGCTCCGGCGGACCGCCACGACGGATCCGTTGGCGCCGCTGCCGGACGCGGCGGTGGGTCGCATCGACACGGCGCTGGCCGCCCGGCACGAGGCGGCACTGGCCGAGGTGGACGCGGCCATGCGCTCCGACCGGTACGTTGCCCTGGTGGAGATGCTGGTGCAGGCGGCCCGGGAGCCGCAACTGACCCGGGCGGCGGCCGGGCCGGCCACGCAGGTGCTGCCCCGACTGGTCGCCAGGCCGTGGCGACGGCTGGCGTACGGCGGCAGCGGCGTCGACGGTGCCGCCGACCTGACGTTGGACGCCCCCGACGAGCGCTGGCACGCGGTGCGGATCAACGGCAAGAAGGCCCGGTACGCGGTGGACGCGGTCGCGCCGGTCGTCGGCGGTGGTGCCGCGAAGCTGGCGAAGGCGTTGTCGAAGGTGCAGAACCTGCTCGGCGAGCACCAGGACGCGGCGGTCGCCGCCGACACCTGGCAGCAGATCGCCGCCGACCATCCCGACGACCACGAGTTGGCGGTGACGGCGGGCCGGCTGGTGGAGCGGGAACGGACCGCAGTCCGGGCGGCCCGGGCCGACTTCGCCGATGCCTGGGACCGTGCGTCGACGCCGGGGCGGACGAAATGGCTGCCGTGA
- a CDS encoding NUDIX domain-containing protein — translation MAAVTEVRAAGGVVWRTDDTGAVEVCLVHRPRHDDWSLPKGKLEPAEHPLAAAVREVGEETGIRAVPQVRLPSIRYTMPDGNTKEVDYWSMRAVDEPPGPVPDEAADEVDEVCWLPLRQAQQRLTYRHDVGVLRGFADLPPVSVTLTLVRHGHAGSRDTWSGPDSARPLDTAGLRQAQALAALLALTRPDRVLSASPRRCVQTVAPLAAALDLPVEVDGVFDEPAAGQDRAEVALAAAGRLTELATAGTAAAVCSQGTVIPAALTMLSRRASADYRTAKGGGWLLSFAGDRLVGADQL, via the coding sequence ATGGCTGCCGTGACCGAGGTCCGCGCCGCCGGCGGCGTGGTGTGGCGCACCGACGACACCGGGGCGGTCGAGGTGTGTCTGGTGCACCGGCCCCGGCACGACGACTGGTCGTTGCCGAAGGGCAAGCTGGAGCCGGCGGAGCATCCGTTGGCGGCGGCGGTGCGGGAGGTCGGTGAGGAGACCGGGATCCGGGCGGTGCCGCAGGTGCGGCTGCCGTCGATCCGGTACACGATGCCCGACGGCAACACCAAGGAGGTCGACTACTGGTCGATGCGGGCGGTCGATGAGCCGCCCGGGCCGGTGCCGGACGAGGCGGCCGACGAGGTGGACGAGGTCTGCTGGCTGCCGCTGCGGCAGGCCCAGCAGCGGCTGACGTACCGGCACGACGTGGGGGTGCTGCGCGGCTTCGCCGACCTGCCGCCGGTGAGCGTGACGCTGACGTTGGTGCGGCACGGGCATGCCGGCAGCCGGGACACCTGGTCGGGTCCGGACAGTGCGCGGCCGTTGGACACCGCCGGGTTGCGCCAGGCGCAGGCGTTGGCCGCGCTGCTGGCGTTGACCCGACCGGACCGGGTGCTGTCGGCCTCACCACGGCGCTGCGTACAGACGGTGGCTCCGCTGGCGGCGGCCCTGGACCTGCCGGTCGAGGTGGACGGTGTCTTCGACGAGCCGGCCGCCGGCCAGGACCGGGCGGAGGTCGCGTTGGCGGCCGCCGGGCGGCTGACCGAGCTGGCGACGGCCGGTACGGCGGCGGCGGTCTGCAGCCAGGGCACGGTGATCCCGGCGGCGCTGACCATGCTGAGCCGGCGGGCCTCGGCGGACTACCGGACGGCGAAGGGCGGCGGATGGCTGCTGTCGTTCGCCGGGGACCGGTTGGTCGGCGCGGACCAACTGTAG
- a CDS encoding HU family DNA-binding protein encodes MNKAELIDALAARLGDRKTATTALDAVLAEVQAAVTKGDRVGITGFGVFEKRVRAARTARNPRTGESVKVKKTSVPVFRPGAGFKEMVAAGKAPKATAARSTTAKATTARAGAAKSTSSAAKSTAAKAPAKRASTATAKKTTAAKSTPAKSTAAKSTAAKSTAAKKTATKSTATKSTATKSTAAKSTAAKKAPAKKAPAKKSTPRKTTR; translated from the coding sequence GTGAACAAGGCAGAGCTCATTGACGCGCTCGCGGCTCGCCTGGGGGACCGCAAGACGGCGACGACCGCGCTCGACGCCGTCCTGGCCGAGGTCCAGGCGGCAGTCACCAAGGGCGACCGGGTGGGCATCACCGGCTTCGGGGTGTTCGAGAAGCGCGTCCGGGCGGCACGAACAGCCCGCAACCCGCGTACCGGTGAGTCGGTGAAGGTCAAGAAGACCTCCGTGCCGGTCTTCCGGCCGGGCGCCGGCTTCAAGGAGATGGTGGCTGCCGGCAAGGCGCCCAAGGCCACCGCCGCCAGGTCCACCACGGCCAAGGCCACCACCGCGCGGGCCGGCGCGGCGAAGTCCACCAGCTCCGCCGCGAAGTCGACCGCCGCCAAGGCTCCCGCGAAGCGGGCCAGCACCGCCACCGCCAAGAAGACCACGGCGGCCAAGTCGACGCCGGCGAAGTCGACCGCGGCGAAGTCCACGGCGGCGAAGTCCACGGCGGCCAAGAAGACCGCGACGAAGTCGACCGCGACGAAGTCCACCGCCACCAAGTCGACGGCGGCGAAGTCGACGGCGGCCAAGAAGGCACCCGCCAAGAAGGCGCCGGCGAAGAAGTCGACGCCCCGCAAAACCACCCGCTGA
- the leuD gene encoding 3-isopropylmalate dehydratase small subunit — protein sequence MDKFTVHTGTAVPLRRSNVDTDQIIPAVYLKRVTRTGFADGLFNAWREDPEFVLNNPSYSGASVLVAGPEFGTGSSREHAVWALRDWGFRAVLSPRFGDIFRGNALKEGLLPVELEMPAIEELWALVEADPTAEVTVDLGAREVRAGGSSWSFPIDDFSRWRLMEGLDDIGLTLRHESDITEYEKHRLPFKPVVA from the coding sequence ATGGACAAGTTCACCGTGCATACCGGGACTGCCGTCCCGCTTCGCCGATCCAATGTAGATACGGATCAGATCATCCCGGCCGTGTACCTCAAGCGGGTGACCCGGACCGGCTTCGCCGACGGGCTGTTCAATGCCTGGCGCGAGGACCCGGAATTCGTTCTGAACAATCCTTCGTATTCGGGGGCATCGGTTCTCGTCGCTGGACCCGAGTTTGGCACCGGGTCATCACGTGAACACGCCGTGTGGGCCCTGCGCGACTGGGGCTTCCGCGCCGTGCTGTCGCCGCGCTTCGGCGACATCTTCCGGGGCAACGCCCTCAAGGAAGGGCTCCTGCCGGTGGAGCTGGAAATGCCCGCCATTGAGGAATTGTGGGCGCTCGTCGAGGCGGACCCGACCGCCGAGGTCACCGTCGACCTGGGTGCCCGCGAGGTTCGGGCCGGGGGGTCCAGCTGGTCGTTCCCGATCGACGACTTCAGCCGCTGGCGGTTGATGGAAGGACTCGATGACATTGGACTGACCCTGCGTCACGAGTCCGACATCACCGAGTACGAGAAGCACCGGCTGCCCTTCAAACCGGTCGTCGCATAG
- the leuC gene encoding 3-isopropylmalate dehydratase large subunit, with amino-acid sequence MVGATSKPTSPRTLAEKVWDAHVVRSAAGEPDLLYIDLHLLHEVTSPQAFDGLRMAGRPVRRTDLTLATEDHNTPTGYADPAFNSRRGDLLTISDPTSRTQIETLRRNCAEFGVKLHALGDDNQGIVHVIGPQLGLTQPGMTIVCGDSHTATHGAFGALAFGIGTSEVEHVLATQTLPQARPKTMAVTVTGELGPGVTAKDLVLALITQVGTGGGRGHIVEYRGEAIRKLSMEGRMTVANMSIEWGAKAGMVAPDETTFAYLKGRPNAPQGADWDAAVAYWSSLATDEGATFDAEVVLDAAAITPFVTWGTNPGQGAALSAAVPDPEQFDTDAERVAARRALEYMDLRPGTALRDVAVDVVFVGSCTNGRLEDLRAAADVLRGRKVADGVRMLVVPGSAKVREAAENEGLDKVFADAGAEWRFAGCSMCLGMNPDTLKPGERSASTSNRNFEGRQGRGGRTHLVSPPVAAATAVVGRLAAPADLN; translated from the coding sequence ATGGTGGGAGCCACTTCGAAGCCGACATCGCCCAGGACCCTGGCCGAGAAGGTCTGGGACGCGCACGTGGTGCGATCCGCCGCGGGCGAGCCGGATCTGCTGTACATCGACCTGCACCTGCTGCACGAGGTCACCAGCCCGCAGGCCTTCGACGGGCTACGGATGGCCGGCCGGCCGGTACGCCGTACCGACCTGACCCTGGCCACCGAGGACCACAACACCCCGACCGGGTACGCCGATCCGGCGTTCAACAGCCGACGCGGGGACCTGCTGACCATCAGCGACCCGACCTCGCGTACCCAGATCGAGACGCTGCGCCGCAACTGTGCCGAGTTCGGCGTCAAGCTGCACGCCCTCGGTGACGACAACCAGGGCATCGTGCACGTCATCGGCCCGCAGCTGGGCCTGACCCAGCCCGGCATGACGATCGTCTGTGGCGACTCGCACACCGCCACCCACGGCGCGTTCGGGGCGCTCGCCTTCGGCATCGGCACCAGTGAGGTCGAGCACGTGCTCGCCACCCAGACGCTGCCGCAGGCCCGGCCGAAGACGATGGCGGTCACCGTGACCGGCGAACTCGGCCCCGGCGTCACCGCCAAGGACCTGGTGCTGGCGCTGATCACCCAGGTCGGCACCGGCGGTGGCCGTGGTCACATCGTCGAGTACCGCGGCGAGGCGATCCGCAAGCTCTCCATGGAGGGCCGGATGACGGTGGCCAACATGTCGATCGAGTGGGGTGCCAAGGCCGGCATGGTCGCGCCGGACGAGACCACCTTCGCCTACCTCAAGGGCCGGCCGAACGCACCGCAGGGAGCCGACTGGGACGCCGCGGTGGCGTACTGGTCCAGTCTGGCCACCGACGAGGGCGCGACGTTCGACGCCGAGGTGGTCCTCGACGCCGCCGCGATCACCCCGTTCGTCACCTGGGGCACCAACCCGGGGCAGGGCGCGGCGCTCAGCGCCGCCGTGCCGGACCCGGAGCAGTTCGACACCGACGCCGAGCGGGTCGCCGCCCGACGCGCCCTGGAGTACATGGACCTGCGGCCCGGCACCGCGTTGCGCGACGTCGCCGTCGACGTGGTCTTCGTCGGTTCCTGCACCAACGGCCGGCTGGAGGACCTGCGGGCCGCCGCCGACGTACTGCGCGGACGCAAGGTCGCCGACGGCGTACGGATGCTCGTGGTGCCCGGGTCGGCGAAGGTCCGCGAGGCGGCCGAGAACGAAGGGCTGGACAAGGTCTTCGCCGACGCCGGTGCCGAGTGGCGCTTCGCCGGCTGCTCCATGTGCCTGGGGATGAACCCGGACACCCTCAAGCCGGGAGAGCGGTCCGCGTCCACCTCGAACCGCAACTTCGAGGGCCGGCAGGGCCGGGGCGGGCGTACCCACCTGGTGTCGCCGCCGGTGGCCGCCGCCACCGCCGTGGTGGGCCGGCTGGCCGCGCCGGCGGACCTCAACTGA
- a CDS encoding IclR family transcriptional regulator: protein MSGVGVLDKAVVILAACVDGASLAELVERTKLPRATAHRLAQALEIHRMLVRDTQGRWRPGPRLGELANAAPDVLLTAAEPLLAALRDATGESAQLYLRRADERICVAAAERASGLRDTVPVGSVLPMTAGSAAQILLAWEPPEAVMPLLPRCKFTGRTLAEVRRRGWAQSVAEREAGVASVSAPIRDRTGRVIASVSVSGPIERLGRRPGERHAMAVVRAGQRLSGL, encoded by the coding sequence ATGAGCGGTGTCGGCGTTCTCGACAAGGCGGTGGTCATCCTCGCGGCCTGCGTGGACGGCGCCAGCCTGGCCGAACTCGTCGAGCGGACCAAGCTGCCCCGGGCCACCGCGCACCGGCTGGCCCAGGCACTGGAGATCCACCGGATGCTGGTCCGGGACACCCAGGGGCGCTGGCGACCCGGCCCGCGACTGGGTGAGCTGGCCAACGCCGCGCCCGACGTGCTGCTGACCGCCGCCGAGCCGTTGCTGGCCGCGCTGCGCGACGCCACCGGCGAGAGCGCCCAGCTCTACCTGCGCCGCGCCGACGAGCGGATCTGCGTGGCCGCCGCCGAACGGGCCAGCGGGCTGCGGGACACCGTGCCGGTCGGCTCGGTGCTGCCGATGACGGCCGGCTCCGCCGCCCAGATCCTGCTGGCCTGGGAGCCCCCCGAGGCCGTCATGCCGCTGCTGCCCCGCTGCAAGTTCACCGGCCGTACGCTGGCCGAGGTGCGCCGACGCGGCTGGGCGCAGAGTGTCGCCGAACGCGAGGCCGGGGTGGCCAGCGTCTCCGCCCCCATCCGGGACCGCACCGGCCGGGTGATCGCCTCGGTGAGCGTCTCCGGGCCGATCGAGCGGCTCGGCCGCCGACCGGGTGAACGGCACGCCATGGCTGTCGTCCGCGCCGGGCAGCGCCTCTCCGGCCTCTGA
- a CDS encoding fumarylacetoacetate hydrolase family protein, with protein sequence MRIARFAHDKGMSFGIVEGEPGAGPQALTVAEVEGHPFGKLTFTSQRWALADVRLLSPILPSKVVCVGRNYADHAAEHGAEVPAEPLLFLKPSTSVIGPRDAIRLPAQSRQVEHEAELAVVIGAPGARRADRAAAERAIFGYTCANDVTARDLQRSDGQWTRAKGFDSFCPLGPWIVTGLDVGDLEVRCEVGRDPEQLEVRQLGRTKQMVFDVPTLVSYVSHVMTLLPGDVILTGTPAGVSELTAGDTVSVRIEGIGELANPVVAGD encoded by the coding sequence GTGCGTATCGCTCGTTTCGCCCATGACAAGGGCATGTCGTTCGGGATCGTCGAAGGTGAGCCGGGGGCCGGCCCACAGGCGCTGACGGTCGCCGAGGTCGAAGGCCACCCGTTCGGCAAGCTGACCTTCACGTCGCAGCGGTGGGCGCTGGCCGACGTGCGGCTGCTGTCGCCGATCCTGCCCAGCAAGGTGGTCTGTGTCGGACGCAACTACGCCGACCACGCCGCCGAGCACGGCGCCGAGGTGCCGGCCGAGCCGCTGCTGTTCCTCAAGCCGTCGACGTCGGTGATCGGCCCGCGCGACGCGATCCGGCTGCCGGCGCAGTCCCGGCAGGTGGAGCACGAGGCCGAGCTGGCGGTGGTGATCGGTGCGCCGGGGGCCCGCCGCGCGGACCGGGCGGCGGCCGAGCGGGCGATCTTCGGCTACACCTGCGCCAACGACGTCACCGCCCGCGATCTGCAACGGTCGGACGGGCAGTGGACCCGGGCCAAGGGCTTCGACTCGTTCTGCCCGCTCGGGCCGTGGATCGTCACCGGCCTGGACGTCGGCGACCTGGAGGTCCGCTGCGAGGTGGGCCGCGACCCGGAGCAGCTGGAGGTACGCCAGCTCGGCCGGACCAAGCAGATGGTCTTCGACGTGCCGACCCTGGTGTCGTACGTGTCACACGTGATGACGCTGCTGCCCGGCGACGTGATCCTGACCGGCACGCCGGCCGGGGTGAGCGAGCTGACCGCCGGAGACACCGTGTCGGTGCGTATCGAGGGGATCGGCGAGCTGGCCAACCCGGTCGTCGCCGGCGACTGA
- a CDS encoding helix-turn-helix domain-containing protein: MTELMGSRMIEDVATLKALADPIRMRVLELAMSEPERTWTAKELAGIVGVPPTKIYYHLNQLEQHQLLHIRDTRVVNGIIEKQYGAGQLNLTFHRRSGDEPGSAQEVVALLLDQTRDEIEAGLTAGTISGSSDAPDPLRMVLSRGVAEIPQHRIAEFRQELQSLMRRFEEASATREGSAGGHRFAMLVAMHPVG, translated from the coding sequence GTGACTGAGCTGATGGGCAGCCGGATGATCGAGGACGTGGCCACGCTCAAGGCGCTGGCGGACCCCATCCGGATGCGGGTCCTGGAGCTGGCCATGTCGGAGCCGGAGCGGACCTGGACGGCGAAGGAGCTTGCCGGGATCGTCGGCGTCCCGCCGACGAAGATCTACTACCACCTCAACCAGCTGGAGCAGCACCAGCTGCTGCACATCCGGGATACCCGGGTGGTCAACGGCATCATCGAGAAGCAGTACGGCGCGGGCCAGCTCAACCTCACCTTCCACCGCCGCTCCGGTGACGAACCCGGCTCGGCCCAGGAGGTCGTCGCCCTGCTGCTCGACCAGACCCGGGACGAGATCGAGGCCGGACTCACCGCCGGCACGATCTCCGGCAGCAGCGACGCGCCGGACCCGCTGCGGATGGTGCTCAGCCGGGGCGTCGCCGAGATCCCGCAGCACCGGATCGCCGAGTTCCGCCAGGAGCTGCAGAGTCTGATGCGCCGCTTCGAGGAGGCCAGCGCGACTCGCGAGGGCTCCGCCGGCGGACACCGGTTCGCCATGCTGGTGGCGATGCACCCGGTCGGCTGA
- a CDS encoding radical SAM protein, whose product MALPDLVPSRYLVFSPTVYRHPGGRHLRAVFHTGRARTLLLDTDTVRTLTDGDPAGLPADEQQRLATLGVLVPAGTDEAAAVIAAGEQEAATTRTRQFVVMPTAYCNMGCGYCGQEHRRDTPAARPTRHRETIAARVEQAMASGDYDRVVVRWFGGEPLMGYAVLRALSARFTAAADRHGVAYSALLVTNGALLDARKLRTLHRDCRVVQIEVTIDGPAPVHEASRPLNSGQGSYDRITAALRGVLTDPDLAGLRVTVRTNVGTHNADQADAFAAAMRDAGLADPRIRFYPAPVHSWGNDVSDVRLRQRHAADTEVRWYAAYLAAGLHCRVLPSQPVRVVCTATSRHSEVVAPDGHLYSCTEQPLVPGFTGEHLGTVDDVPLGQLRPRGRYDDWYAGLRAGETGCRSCPILPVCGGACPKLWREDKPPCPPLKENLAARIDLQVRSSGLVPA is encoded by the coding sequence ATGGCCCTGCCCGACCTCGTGCCCAGCCGCTACCTCGTGTTCAGCCCGACCGTCTACCGGCACCCCGGCGGCCGGCACCTGCGCGCCGTGTTCCACACCGGACGGGCCCGTACCCTGCTGCTCGACACCGACACCGTGCGGACCCTGACCGACGGCGACCCGGCCGGCCTGCCCGCCGACGAACAGCAGCGGCTCGCCACGCTCGGCGTACTCGTGCCGGCCGGCACCGACGAGGCCGCCGCCGTCATCGCCGCCGGTGAGCAGGAGGCCGCCACCACCCGGACCCGCCAGTTCGTGGTCATGCCGACCGCCTACTGCAACATGGGCTGCGGCTACTGCGGGCAGGAACACCGGCGGGACACCCCTGCTGCCCGACCCACCCGGCACCGCGAGACCATCGCCGCCCGCGTCGAACAGGCCATGGCCAGCGGCGACTACGACCGCGTCGTGGTGCGCTGGTTCGGCGGCGAACCCCTGATGGGGTACGCCGTGCTGCGCGCGTTGTCCGCCCGGTTCACCGCTGCCGCCGACCGGCACGGCGTCGCGTACTCGGCGCTGCTGGTCACCAACGGCGCCCTGCTCGACGCCCGCAAACTGCGGACCCTGCACCGCGACTGCCGGGTGGTGCAGATCGAGGTCACCATCGACGGCCCGGCCCCGGTGCACGAGGCGTCCCGACCCCTCAACAGCGGACAGGGCTCCTACGACCGGATCACCGCCGCGCTGCGCGGCGTCCTGACCGACCCGGACCTGGCCGGATTGCGGGTCACCGTCCGGACCAACGTCGGCACCCACAACGCCGACCAGGCGGACGCCTTCGCCGCCGCGATGCGCGACGCCGGGCTCGCCGACCCGCGCATCCGGTTCTACCCGGCGCCGGTGCATTCCTGGGGCAACGACGTCAGCGACGTACGGCTGCGCCAGCGGCACGCCGCCGACACCGAGGTGCGCTGGTACGCCGCCTACCTCGCCGCCGGACTGCACTGCCGGGTGCTGCCCAGCCAGCCGGTACGGGTGGTGTGCACCGCAACGTCGCGGCACAGCGAGGTCGTCGCCCCCGACGGGCATCTCTACTCCTGCACCGAACAGCCGCTGGTGCCCGGCTTCACCGGCGAACACCTGGGCACCGTGGACGACGTACCGCTCGGGCAGCTGCGCCCGCGAGGGCGCTACGACGACTGGTACGCCGGTCTGCGCGCCGGTGAGACCGGCTGCCGGTCCTGCCCGATCCTGCCGGTCTGCGGCGGCGCCTGCCCGAAACTGTGGCGGGAGGACAAACCACCGTGCCCGCCGCTGAAGGAGAACCTGGCCGCCCGGATCGACCTGCAGGTGCGCTCATCCGGGCTGGTCCCCGCCTGA
- a CDS encoding winged helix-turn-helix domain-containing protein, translating into MAHQCGESAATTAAVRVLDGVSALRAVADPIRLQVLGVLTAEPQQSYSARQLAHRLGITFSLMHYHLRVLTEEGMVRVVSQRTGHGRAERCFQTAQLALRWEFPPVSGEGCPPTSGGDQPG; encoded by the coding sequence GTGGCGCACCAGTGCGGGGAGTCGGCCGCGACCACCGCCGCCGTACGGGTGCTGGACGGGGTGAGCGCGTTGCGGGCGGTGGCCGACCCGATCCGGCTGCAGGTGCTCGGTGTGCTGACCGCCGAACCGCAGCAGTCCTACTCGGCGCGCCAGCTCGCCCACCGGCTGGGCATCACCTTCAGCCTGATGCACTACCACCTGCGGGTGCTCACCGAGGAGGGAATGGTCCGGGTGGTCAGCCAGCGGACCGGGCACGGTCGGGCGGAGCGCTGCTTCCAGACCGCGCAGTTGGCGCTGCGCTGGGAGTTTCCGCCGGTGTCCGGCGAGGGGTGTCCGCCGACGTCAGGCGGGGACCAGCCCGGATGA
- a CDS encoding thiopeptide-type bacteriocin biosynthesis protein, translated as MTAATMTATVRRTWVGLHCFVYWAPADLDTFLSATVAPLLDRLRADGGIADWFYIRYWEGGPHLRIRIRDPLPGVGERLREQLSTLVAQAPYEVFALDGDSYYQRLGGDAARSAAGWHAHGEVREIAYQPETARYGGPPAVPVAEDVFCRSSQVTARIVGAVPPGPARLSVAAELATATAAALGLDELGAARWLRGHAAGWRWQNEVAMLPAAAVQGQAARVLASQGRALRSRWDRTVALVGGEVALVGGEGTPAGGKPDRSPAAYWAQVVRSARRELEGSAADGPADQRWRWVWGSQLHMLFNRLGILPDEERSVCWLVAGTALAPAGPVDFFADGAAAADRRYQEASKFLPGLLQTQRPRESATERSGTPFRFGGRPVPLPAGDPPRVALADVLRRRVSGRGRLTGPVDAADLGALVWSAHGVTHRAQVPLPSGDRYDYAHRPYPSAGGTYVARMRLIARDVAGVAAGVYHVDDVDRQLWRLGPAPTVPELTASSMWFGADALDVGGIDLAEVPALLGLYVQVGELRDRYGMRALRFAVAEAGHLAQTLAMVAAASGLALGMFGGFYDDVAHELLGLDGIDDVLVYLLPVGRFPAGAA; from the coding sequence GTGACCGCTGCGACCATGACCGCCACCGTCCGCCGTACCTGGGTGGGACTGCACTGCTTCGTCTACTGGGCACCGGCCGACCTGGACACCTTCCTGTCGGCGACGGTGGCACCGCTGCTGGACCGGCTGCGCGCCGACGGCGGCATCGCCGACTGGTTCTACATCCGCTACTGGGAGGGCGGTCCGCACCTGCGGATCCGGATCCGGGACCCGTTGCCGGGCGTCGGCGAACGGCTGCGCGAGCAGCTGTCGACACTGGTCGCGCAGGCACCGTACGAGGTGTTCGCGCTCGACGGGGACAGCTACTACCAGCGGCTCGGCGGCGATGCCGCCCGGTCGGCCGCCGGCTGGCACGCCCACGGCGAGGTCCGCGAGATCGCCTACCAGCCGGAGACCGCCCGGTACGGCGGCCCACCGGCGGTGCCCGTCGCCGAGGACGTCTTCTGCCGGTCCAGCCAGGTCACCGCCCGGATCGTCGGCGCGGTGCCGCCCGGCCCGGCCCGGCTGTCCGTGGCCGCCGAACTGGCCACCGCCACCGCTGCCGCGCTGGGCCTCGACGAGTTGGGCGCGGCACGTTGGCTGCGCGGGCACGCCGCCGGTTGGCGGTGGCAGAACGAGGTGGCGATGCTGCCGGCCGCCGCCGTGCAGGGCCAGGCGGCGCGGGTGCTCGCCAGCCAGGGGCGGGCGTTGCGTAGCCGCTGGGACCGCACCGTCGCGCTGGTGGGCGGGGAAGTCGCGCTGGTGGGCGGGGAAGGCACGCCGGCGGGCGGGAAACCGGACCGGTCCCCGGCGGCGTACTGGGCACAGGTGGTCCGGTCGGCGCGCCGGGAACTGGAAGGGTCGGCCGCCGACGGCCCGGCCGACCAGCGGTGGCGCTGGGTGTGGGGCTCCCAGCTGCACATGTTGTTCAACCGGCTGGGCATCCTGCCCGACGAGGAGCGCTCGGTGTGCTGGCTGGTGGCCGGTACGGCGTTGGCCCCGGCCGGGCCGGTGGACTTCTTCGCCGACGGCGCGGCGGCGGCCGACCGCCGCTACCAGGAGGCAAGCAAGTTCCTGCCGGGGCTGTTGCAGACGCAGAGGCCGCGTGAATCCGCCACGGAACGGAGCGGGACCCCGTTCCGGTTCGGCGGTCGGCCGGTTCCTCTGCCCGCCGGGGACCCGCCGCGGGTGGCACTCGCAGACGTGCTGCGCCGGCGGGTCTCCGGTCGGGGGCGGCTGACCGGCCCGGTCGACGCCGCCGACCTGGGCGCTCTGGTGTGGAGCGCACACGGGGTGACCCATCGGGCCCAGGTGCCGCTGCCCAGCGGGGACCGCTACGACTACGCCCACCGCCCGTACCCGAGCGCCGGCGGTACGTACGTGGCGCGGATGCGGCTGATCGCGCGCGACGTCGCCGGCGTCGCCGCCGGGGTCTACCACGTCGACGACGTCGACCGGCAGCTGTGGCGGCTCGGGCCGGCACCGACGGTGCCGGAGCTGACGGCGTCGTCGATGTGGTTCGGCGCCGACGCCCTCGACGTCGGCGGGATCGACCTGGCCGAGGTGCCGGCCCTGCTCGGGCTCTACGTGCAGGTCGGCGAGCTGCGGGACCGGTACGGCATGCGGGCGCTGCGGTTCGCCGTGGCCGAGGCCGGTCACCTGGCGCAAACCCTGGCGATGGTGGCGGCGGCGTCCGGGCTGGCGCTCGGCATGTTCGGCGGTTTCTACGACGACGTCGCCCACGAGCTGCTCGGCCTGGACGGCATCGACGACGTGCTGGTCTACCTGCTGCCGGTGGGGCGTTTCCCGGCGGGTGCGGCGTGA